A single genomic interval of Planctomycetia bacterium harbors:
- a CDS encoding prolyl oligopeptidase family serine peptidase — GDYRDLMSGVEHCIEHGISDRDRVGDIGWSYGGYMSSLAITQSKRFRAASVGAGVTNLMSFNGTADIPGFLPDYFGGEFWDGLEPYRAHSAMFHVKGVDTPTLIQHGERDERVPLSQGQELYNALKRQKCPTTMIIYPRTPHGIEEPRLLLDCMTRNIEWFERYLQAKK, encoded by the coding sequence GGAGACTATCGCGATCTTATGAGCGGCGTCGAACATTGCATCGAGCATGGCATCTCCGATCGCGATCGGGTTGGAGACATCGGCTGGAGCTACGGCGGCTACATGTCCTCCTTGGCGATCACACAGTCTAAGCGGTTTCGAGCGGCCAGCGTCGGCGCCGGTGTGACGAACCTGATGAGTTTCAACGGCACGGCGGATATCCCCGGCTTCCTGCCCGACTACTTCGGCGGCGAGTTCTGGGACGGTCTCGAGCCTTATCGAGCCCACTCGGCGATGTTTCATGTGAAAGGTGTCGATACGCCGACGCTGATTCAACACGGTGAGCGGGACGAGCGAGTCCCCCTGTCGCAAGGGCAAGAACTCTACAACGCGCTGAAACGGCAAAAGTGTCCGACTACGATGATCATCTATCCTCGCACGCCGCACGGAATCGAAGAGCCGCGATTGCTCTTGGATTGCATGACACGAAATATCGAATGGTTCGAGCGATATCTGCAAGCAAAGAAGTGA
- a CDS encoding gamma-glutamyltransferase, with protein sequence MTRSRRLSILFAWEVCAWGSLFTITNLFAGEPNRRPIAVEAKRGMVVCVSPPAAEAGVGVLRRGGNAVDAATAVALAMAVTFPEAGNIGGGGFMLVKPASTSDEPVCFDYR encoded by the coding sequence ATGACACGAAGCCGCCGGCTGTCGATCCTGTTCGCTTGGGAAGTTTGCGCCTGGGGATCGCTGTTCACAATTACGAATCTCTTCGCCGGCGAGCCGAATCGTCGCCCGATCGCGGTCGAGGCGAAGCGAGGAATGGTCGTCTGCGTTTCACCGCCGGCGGCGGAGGCAGGAGTCGGCGTGCTACGTCGCGGCGGAAATGCCGTCGATGCCGCCACGGCCGTCGCACTGGCGATGGCCGTCACGTTTCCGGAAGCGGGAAATATCGGCGGCGGCGGCTTCATGCTCGTGAAGCCGGCCTCGACCTCCGACGAGCCGGTCTGTTTCGACTATCGCTAG
- a CDS encoding amidohydrolase family protein, producing the protein MPVRVGCCRFGPRSMQHIGEVAMRKVSAAILMSVLACWPSLLLAQKQQAPVAYDLLIRGGRILDGTGNPWFHGDVAIRDGLIVAVGRVASGSAKTEIDASGYFVAPGFIDIHSHSDTLLLEDGAAESKIRQGVTTEILGEGDSAGPDRSPDPESRSGRWPTLGSYFAALKRSPPAVNVASYVGLNNIWRSQMGSSFARPSDEQRERMRQLIDEAMRDGALGLSSSLMMPPGSLATTDDIVDLCRVVAKRGGNYSTHVRNEGTGVFDAVREAIEIAERAKLPVDVIHIKIADRKEWGRMQEIIELIEAARRRGVDVQANVYPYTRGNNNLSSIIPPWAHEGGNSKMLDRLKDMKQRPRLKHDIEHGVDGWYNHYTAVGRDWSRMLVSADNRYKGLTMDRVLALRSAGRSPGDPLDELFDVLIEQSGSVGTVYAHHTEEDMTAALVRPWCSIGSDGSAYAIDGPLKRGNPHPRNFGTFPRVLGEYVRKRPLLSWEDAVRKMTSLNAAKIGLVDRGMLRAGMAADVTVFDPSTIADRATFEEPFQYPLGIEYVVVNGRIALQRGERTKERSGRVLRHAIDLPK; encoded by the coding sequence ATGCCCGTTAGAGTCGGATGCTGCCGCTTCGGCCCTCGGTCGATGCAACACATAGGGGAGGTCGCCATGAGAAAAGTGTCGGCGGCGATATTGATGTCGGTCTTGGCCTGTTGGCCGAGTCTTCTTCTTGCGCAAAAGCAACAAGCCCCCGTCGCTTACGATCTGTTGATCCGCGGTGGTCGGATTCTCGACGGGACGGGAAACCCCTGGTTTCACGGCGACGTAGCGATTCGCGACGGGCTCATCGTCGCCGTCGGGCGAGTCGCATCGGGCTCCGCCAAGACCGAAATCGATGCCTCAGGTTATTTCGTCGCTCCCGGATTTATCGACATTCATTCGCATTCCGACACGCTGCTGCTCGAAGACGGCGCCGCCGAGAGCAAGATCCGCCAAGGTGTGACAACGGAGATCCTCGGTGAGGGAGATTCCGCGGGACCGGATCGTTCACCTGATCCGGAGTCGCGCTCGGGCCGGTGGCCGACGCTCGGGTCATACTTCGCGGCGCTAAAGCGTTCGCCCCCTGCGGTGAACGTCGCCTCGTACGTCGGTCTGAACAATATTTGGCGGTCGCAGATGGGCTCTTCATTCGCACGACCGAGCGACGAGCAACGCGAGCGAATGAGGCAACTCATTGACGAAGCGATGCGCGACGGTGCGTTGGGGCTATCCAGCAGCTTGATGATGCCGCCCGGATCGCTAGCGACCACGGACGACATCGTCGATCTGTGCCGCGTGGTCGCGAAGCGGGGCGGTAACTATTCGACGCATGTTCGCAATGAGGGAACCGGCGTCTTCGATGCCGTTCGCGAAGCGATCGAAATCGCCGAACGTGCGAAGCTCCCGGTCGATGTGATCCACATTAAGATCGCCGATCGGAAGGAATGGGGTCGTATGCAGGAAATAATCGAGTTGATCGAAGCCGCACGCCGACGAGGAGTAGACGTTCAGGCGAATGTCTACCCTTACACGCGCGGCAACAACAATCTCTCCAGCATCATCCCTCCGTGGGCCCACGAAGGGGGCAACTCGAAAATGCTCGATCGGTTGAAGGACATGAAGCAACGGCCGCGACTGAAGCACGACATCGAACACGGCGTCGACGGCTGGTACAACCATTATACGGCCGTCGGGCGAGATTGGAGCCGCATGCTCGTCAGCGCCGACAATCGATACAAGGGCCTGACGATGGACCGCGTCTTAGCACTGCGCTCGGCCGGTCGATCTCCAGGTGATCCGCTCGACGAACTCTTCGACGTGCTGATCGAGCAAAGCGGCTCGGTAGGCACGGTCTACGCGCATCATACCGAAGAAGATATGACCGCGGCGTTGGTCCGCCCGTGGTGTTCGATCGGTTCCGACGGTTCGGCGTATGCGATCGACGGACCGCTCAAACGGGGCAATCCGCATCCGCGAAACTTCGGCACGTTTCCGCGAGTGCTCGGCGAATACGTTCGCAAGCGGCCGCTTCTAAGCTGGGAAGATGCCGTGCGAAAGATGACGTCGCTGAACGCCGCGAAGATCGGGCTCGTCGATCGGGGAATGCTCCGCGCCGGAATGGCGGCCGACGTGACGGTCTTCGATCCGTCAACAATCGCGGATCGAGCGACGTTTGAAGAACCTTTTCAATATCCGCTCGGCATCGAGTACGTCGTCGTCAACGGCCGAATCGCGTTGCAGCGGGGCGAGCGAACCAAGGAACGTTCGGGACGCGTATTGCGACACGCGATCGACCTCCCGAAGTAA
- a CDS encoding PIG-L family deacetylase, with product MKRDIRYCIAAILLSSFLAPLTASAAEEDGKLRIVVFGAHPDDAQYKAGGTTAKWAKLGHHVKLVSVTNGDIGHWQMTGAPLAQRRLAEVKKADAIIGAATEVLDIHDGELLPTLENRQRFIRIIRRWKADIVIAHRPWDYHPDHRYVGVLMQDAAFMVTVPFMCPDVPALKKNPVFLYSSDGFKKPYPFTADIAVSVDDVFDLKLTAIHEMPSQHYEGGANGSEEYVAKVPPQSDEAGRKEWLRRRWTARQGGEAERYRESLVKWYGVEKGAAVKYAEAFEICEYGRQPSTEEIKTLFPFFP from the coding sequence ATGAAGCGCGATATCCGTTATTGCATAGCCGCGATTCTACTCAGCTCTTTCCTCGCACCGCTGACGGCGTCGGCAGCCGAGGAAGATGGGAAGCTGCGAATCGTGGTCTTCGGGGCTCATCCCGACGACGCACAATACAAAGCCGGCGGGACAACCGCGAAATGGGCCAAGCTCGGACACCACGTGAAGCTCGTCTCGGTCACCAACGGCGACATCGGTCATTGGCAAATGACAGGAGCTCCTCTGGCGCAGCGACGTTTGGCCGAAGTGAAGAAAGCCGATGCGATCATCGGAGCGGCCACGGAAGTACTCGATATCCACGACGGAGAGTTGCTGCCGACGCTGGAGAATCGACAACGCTTCATCCGCATCATTCGCCGATGGAAGGCCGACATCGTGATCGCGCATCGGCCATGGGATTATCATCCCGACCACCGCTACGTCGGCGTATTGATGCAAGACGCCGCTTTCATGGTGACGGTGCCGTTCATGTGTCCCGACGTCCCTGCGCTTAAGAAAAACCCTGTGTTCCTCTATTCGAGCGACGGCTTTAAGAAGCCCTATCCGTTTACGGCCGACATCGCCGTTTCGGTCGACGATGTCTTCGATCTTAAGCTCACGGCCATCCACGAAATGCCGTCGCAGCATTACGAGGGTGGAGCGAACGGCAGCGAAGAGTATGTAGCCAAAGTTCCGCCCCAGTCCGACGAAGCAGGCCGCAAGGAGTGGCTTCGTCGCCGCTGGACGGCGCGGCAAGGAGGTGAGGCCGAGCGCTATCGCGAGTCTCTCGTGAAATGGTACGGAGTCGAAAAAGGAGCTGCCGTGAAGTATGCGGAAGCCTTCGAGATCTGCGAATACGGTCGACAGCCGTCGACTGAGGAGATCAAAACCTTATTCCCGTTCTTCCCGTAG
- a CDS encoding DUF1501 domain-containing protein, translating to MYERGLDERVLVVVTGEFGRTPKISYAVSTGGGNAGAPAGTQQPGRDHRPRAYSNLWAGGGIETGRFIGATDKRGEDVVERRCGPGDFPATIYHHLGIDSANTMIKDFNGRPTRIVENGKPIPELVS from the coding sequence ATTTACGAGCGCGGACTCGACGAGCGCGTGCTGGTCGTCGTGACCGGAGAGTTCGGACGCACGCCCAAGATCAGCTATGCGGTGAGTACCGGCGGCGGCAACGCCGGTGCTCCGGCCGGAACGCAACAACCGGGTCGCGATCACCGGCCGCGCGCTTACTCGAATCTCTGGGCCGGCGGCGGCATCGAGACGGGGCGTTTCATCGGCGCAACCGACAAGCGCGGGGAAGACGTCGTCGAACGCCGTTGCGGACCCGGCGATTTCCCGGCGACGATTTATCATCACCTGGGAATCGACTCGGCGAACACGATGATCAAAGACTTCAACGGCCGGCCGACCCGGATCGTCGAAAACGGGAAGCCGATTCCGGAGTTGGTTTCGTGA
- a CDS encoding DUF1501 domain-containing protein, with amino-acid sequence MEISELFPKLAQHADDLRVVRSMSTTTSVHEPLQLRMNTGAFASVFTSADSTSACWSS; translated from the coding sequence ATGGAGATCAGCGAGCTGTTTCCGAAGTTGGCGCAACATGCCGACGATCTTCGCGTCGTTCGCAGCATGTCGACGACCACGTCCGTTCACGAGCCGTTGCAGTTGAGGATGAACACCGGAGCGTTTGCTTCGGTATTTACGAGCGCGGACTCGACGAGCGCGTGCTGGTCGTCGTGA